A genomic region of uncultured Methanobrevibacter sp. contains the following coding sequences:
- a CDS encoding TetR/AcrR family transcriptional regulator: MKTSTKEKIFDAALDLFSKKGYDSVSIRAIAFEVGIKESSIYNHYSSKKEILMSILKYFEEYFESSPLDNNQAKSFLEKNPEMFYHQGSEMFKQQLFHGKVLKILKLIFVQMYQIEEVKEFFLETILENSIGFWSNIFEILIKKQVIKQDCNPSKLANMYFGFSMFKLWEIFLKYEEFPKEEIESMFDEVEEYHSFLLDSVRIDKND; the protein is encoded by the coding sequence ATGAAAACATCAACAAAAGAGAAAATATTTGATGCAGCATTAGATTTATTTTCTAAAAAAGGTTATGATTCTGTATCTATTAGAGCAATAGCTTTTGAAGTAGGAATCAAAGAAAGTTCAATTTATAATCATTATTCAAGTAAAAAAGAAATATTAATGTCTATTTTAAAGTATTTTGAAGAGTATTTTGAAAGTAGTCCACTAGATAATAATCAGGCTAAATCTTTCTTGGAAAAAAATCCTGAAATGTTTTATCATCAAGGTTCAGAAATGTTTAAACAACAATTATTCCATGGTAAAGTCTTGAAAATTTTAAAATTAATATTTGTTCAAATGTATCAAATTGAAGAAGTTAAGGAATTTTTCTTAGAAACTATTTTAGAGAATTCTATTGGTTTTTGGAGTAATATTTTTGAAATTTTAATAAAAAAACAGGTAATTAAACAAGATTGTAATCCTAGCAAATTAGCTAATATGTATTTTGGATTTTCCATGTTTAAGTTATGGGAAATATTTTTAAAGTATGAAGAATTTCCTAAAGAGGAAATTGAAAGTATGTTTGATGAAGTTGAAGAGTATCATAGTTTCTTATTAGATAGTGTGAGGATTGATAAAAATGATTGA
- a CDS encoding DUF116 domain-containing protein — protein sequence MIESDSPYYVNDEYYVDVKHLTDDFLDFAHSYFDDNEIILEGLIVSVYWNLCCDKFSSLKEIIDYLEYVGDFNDQLPYLRKWESIDFSKYLILGDWFCENASKYLSTYTLELDNYLEKYEDKPKSNKEKIFFNSPKELYYLNMLSSEIMGRISRSDYESRKRKAIILPTCMKINQKTCRAVEKRLGEVCIQCNDKCEIAKINKEYDCEVYLVSHKSSAFQNASAEDKDELAIIGVACPLNLISGGWKALTVGMPPQCVLLEKVACARHWLNEDTPSSISKNRLKEVF from the coding sequence ATGATTGAATCAGATTCTCCATATTATGTTAATGATGAATATTATGTAGATGTTAAACATTTAACTGACGATTTTTTAGATTTTGCTCACTCTTATTTTGATGATAATGAAATTATTCTTGAAGGTTTGATTGTTAGTGTTTATTGGAATCTTTGCTGTGATAAATTTTCATCTCTAAAAGAAATAATTGATTATCTGGAATATGTTGGAGATTTTAATGATCAACTTCCTTATTTAAGAAAATGGGAAAGCATTGATTTTTCTAAATATTTAATTTTGGGGGACTGGTTTTGTGAAAATGCATCAAAATATTTATCAACATATACATTAGAATTAGACAATTATTTAGAAAAATATGAAGATAAGCCTAAATCAAATAAAGAGAAAATATTTTTTAATAGTCCTAAAGAATTATATTATTTAAACATGCTTTCTTCTGAAATAATGGGTAGAATTTCCAGAAGTGATTATGAATCTAGAAAAAGAAAAGCAATAATACTTCCAACATGTATGAAAATAAATCAAAAAACTTGCCGGGCTGTTGAAAAAAGACTTGGGGAAGTATGTATCCAGTGTAATGATAAATGTGAAATAGCTAAAATTAATAAAGAATATGATTGTGAAGTATATTTGGTTTCACATAAATCTTCAGCATTTCAAAATGCATCTGCTGAAGATAAAGATGAATTAGCTATTATTGGTGTTGCATGTCCTTTAAATTTAATCTCTGGAGGATGGAAAGCACTAACAGTGGGCATGCCTCCTCAATGTGTATTACTTGAAAAAGTAGCATGTGCAAGACATTGGTTAAATGAGGATACTCCCTCATCAATTAGTAAAAATAGGTTAAAAGAAGTATTTTAG
- the glmM gene encoding phosphoglucosamine mutase, producing the protein MRQLIMSDKKRLFGTFGVRRVANEVLTPEFASRLAACYGSVVQGTVAVGGDTRTSSPMLMEAVKAGLLSSGCDVVDLGILPTPGVQYGVRKYYDGGVMITASHNPPKYNGIKFLDELGIGIPDDMELEIEKLYFDEEPKRAHWSEIGELYHNDKIIDEYIEEAISKVDVEAIKKANLKVVVDCGSGAGSYTAPYLIRKLGCDVTTLNCQADGFFPGRDPEPIEENLQELISVVKELNADIGLAHDGDADRTICIDEKGNFVLGDKTFSLVEKQMLKENNGGTIVTTVATSQAIYDIAEEYNGNVIATAVGDLLVARKLKDEDGLFGGEENGGLIFPDFVYGRDAVMTVAKILETIAKEKKPLSKLVEELPVYYATKTKIECADELKEEVMNNIANEIKTTTDFDLDTTDGVKILKEDGWVIIRPSGTEPIFRCFAESDSQEKADEMTQWGLSLIKKYKN; encoded by the coding sequence ATGAGGCAATTAATAATGTCAGATAAAAAAAGATTATTCGGGACTTTTGGAGTTAGAAGAGTAGCTAATGAAGTTTTAACTCCAGAATTTGCATCAAGACTTGCAGCATGTTACGGATCAGTAGTTCAAGGAACTGTAGCTGTTGGTGGAGATACAAGAACAAGTAGTCCTATGTTAATGGAAGCTGTAAAAGCTGGACTTTTATCTTCAGGTTGTGATGTTGTAGATTTAGGAATATTACCTACACCAGGAGTTCAATATGGTGTTCGTAAATATTATGATGGTGGAGTAATGATTACTGCTTCACATAACCCTCCAAAATATAATGGAATTAAATTTTTAGATGAATTAGGTATTGGAATTCCTGATGACATGGAATTAGAAATTGAAAAGTTATATTTTGATGAAGAACCAAAAAGAGCACATTGGAGTGAAATTGGAGAATTATATCACAACGATAAAATTATTGATGAATACATCGAAGAAGCAATCAGTAAAGTAGATGTTGAAGCTATTAAAAAAGCTAACTTAAAAGTTGTTGTTGATTGTGGTTCTGGAGCAGGATCCTACACTGCACCATATTTAATTAGAAAATTAGGTTGTGATGTAACTACTCTTAATTGCCAAGCTGATGGATTTTTCCCAGGACGTGACCCTGAACCAATTGAAGAGAACTTACAAGAATTAATTAGTGTTGTAAAAGAACTTAATGCAGATATTGGTCTTGCTCATGATGGAGATGCAGACAGAACTATTTGTATTGACGAAAAAGGAAACTTTGTTCTTGGAGATAAAACATTTTCACTTGTTGAAAAACAGATGCTTAAAGAAAATAATGGTGGTACCATAGTCACAACTGTTGCAACTTCACAAGCTATTTATGATATTGCTGAAGAGTATAATGGAAATGTAATAGCTACTGCAGTTGGAGATTTACTTGTAGCACGTAAATTGAAAGATGAGGATGGGTTATTTGGTGGAGAAGAAAATGGCGGATTAATATTTCCAGACTTTGTTTATGGAAGAGATGCAGTTATGACTGTAGCTAAAATACTTGAAACAATAGCTAAAGAGAAAAAACCACTTTCAAAATTAGTTGAAGAACTTCCAGTTTACTATGCAACAAAAACAAAAATTGAATGTGCTGATGAGTTAAAAGAAGAAGTTATGAACAACATAGCTAATGAAATAAAAACCACTACAGATTTTGATCTTGATACTACCGACGGAGTTAAAATTTTAAAAGAAGATGGATGGGTAATCATAAGACCCTCAGGTACAGAACCAATTTTTAGATGCTTTGCAGAATCTGATTCACAAGAAAAAGCAGATGAAATGACCCAATGGGGTTTAAGTTTAATTAAAAAATATAAAAATTAA
- a CDS encoding acyltransferase gives MNVKNRIEYLDNLRFFAILGIIAFHISMLWYKPEVLGVSIVDICAKLGKSGVPIFLMISGALLLKKKQYSIKDFYKKRFPRVTIPFLFWIAIYIVSILYIHQMYSNLFYDIAKHFFDTYMWYFYLIVGVYLALPFINDFINSRNLNDVKYFVILFILSSIFYFGCRYFNISSFLDLRFFIGGIGYLVLGYYLANVNIKSPNKTIILSLILLIICLVIKVKYDNLAILDYINDALFLKSNLDISFLEIGLCSSIFLIFRSMELKKITTKKIIKKFVLSISKASYGMYLIHVVLFMFIKSWWTKLPGSGTQILIYYIGITLGLFLISWILTVILSKIPYLKEISGYH, from the coding sequence ATGAATGTGAAAAACAGAATTGAGTATTTAGACAACTTACGATTTTTTGCAATACTTGGAATAATAGCATTTCACATTAGTATGCTATGGTATAAACCAGAAGTCTTAGGAGTAAGTATTGTAGATATTTGTGCAAAATTAGGTAAATCTGGAGTGCCTATATTTTTAATGATAAGTGGAGCTCTTCTTTTAAAGAAAAAACAATATTCTATAAAAGATTTTTACAAAAAAAGGTTTCCAAGAGTTACAATTCCTTTTTTATTCTGGATTGCAATTTACATAGTATCCATTTTATACATACATCAAATGTACAGTAATTTATTTTATGATATTGCAAAACACTTTTTTGACACTTACATGTGGTATTTTTATCTAATTGTTGGTGTTTATTTAGCACTCCCATTTATAAATGATTTTATTAATTCCAGAAATTTAAATGATGTCAAATACTTTGTAATTCTATTTATATTATCTTCAATATTTTATTTTGGATGCAGATACTTTAATATAAGCTCTTTTCTTGATTTACGTTTCTTTATAGGGGGAATTGGTTATCTAGTACTTGGTTATTATTTAGCTAATGTAAACATCAAATCTCCAAACAAAACAATAATATTATCCTTAATTTTACTTATTATTTGTTTAGTTATAAAAGTTAAATATGATAATCTAGCTATACTGGATTATATAAATGATGCATTATTCTTAAAATCAAATTTAGATATAAGTTTCTTAGAAATAGGATTATGCAGTTCAATATTTTTAATTTTTAGAAGTATGGAACTTAAGAAAATAACTACCAAAAAAATAATTAAAAAATTTGTATTGTCTATAAGTAAAGCCAGTTATGGAATGTATTTGATTCATGTAGTATTATTCATGTTTATTAAATCATGGTGGACAAAATTACCTGGAAGTGGCACTCAAATTCTTATATATTATATTGGTATAACTTTAGGATTATTCTTAATTAGTTGGATTTTAACAGTTATTTTAAGTAAAATACCTTATTTAAAAGAAATATCTGGATATCATTAA
- a CDS encoding OB-fold nucleic acid binding domain-containing protein: MEITDEKLLKIALITSLIGLIGLIIFTPSIEVKKVEIKDITRGMIDEEVSIECVVEDVQSSQSKSSYFLTINDGTGQMSLILFESQLANLEDNGINIENYKGKKVNVVGKITEYNSQLELILSDENSLRII; the protein is encoded by the coding sequence ATGGAAATTACAGATGAAAAATTATTAAAAATAGCTTTAATAACTTCACTGATTGGATTAATAGGATTAATTATATTTACACCATCAATTGAAGTTAAAAAAGTAGAAATCAAAGACATAACTCGTGGAATGATAGATGAAGAAGTTAGTATTGAGTGTGTTGTTGAAGATGTACAATCATCACAAAGTAAAAGTAGCTATTTTTTAACTATCAATGATGGAACTGGACAGATGTCCTTAATACTATTTGAAAGTCAATTAGCTAATTTAGAAGATAATGGAATAAATATTGAAAATTATAAAGGTAAAAAAGTTAATGTTGTTGGAAAAATTACAGAATATAATTCTCAATTAGAACTTATTTTATCAGATGAAAACAGTCTGAGAATAATTTAA
- a CDS encoding queuosine precursor transporter: protein MFKNTDLTKTDLYAILVGIFCAGLIISNIIATKTFEFFWITLPCGVIIFPLIYIVNDVLAECYGFKKARRAILLGFFMNLVAVICYNITMILPAPSYFVGDEAFQVVLGSTLRLLIASFAAYLIGSLINAKLMVYLKEKYENKLFFRCISSTFAGEGMDALIFITIGFLGTMPVITLFTMIVAQALFKTAYEIVIYPLTRRVIKDVKALEDY from the coding sequence ATGTTTAAAAACACAGATTTGACAAAAACAGATTTATATGCAATTCTTGTGGGGATATTTTGTGCAGGATTAATTATTTCTAATATAATTGCAACTAAAACATTTGAATTTTTTTGGATAACTTTACCTTGTGGAGTTATAATTTTTCCATTAATTTATATTGTTAATGATGTGCTTGCTGAATGTTATGGTTTTAAAAAAGCTAGAAGAGCAATTCTTTTAGGATTTTTTATGAATTTGGTAGCTGTAATTTGTTATAATATAACTATGATTTTGCCGGCTCCATCATATTTTGTTGGGGATGAAGCTTTTCAAGTAGTTTTGGGAAGTACTTTAAGATTATTAATAGCTAGTTTTGCAGCTTATTTAATTGGTTCTTTGATAAATGCAAAATTAATGGTTTATTTAAAAGAAAAATATGAAAATAAGTTGTTTTTCAGATGTATCTCATCTACATTTGCAGGGGAAGGAATGGATGCACTTATATTTATTACAATCGGATTTTTAGGAACAATGCCTGTAATCACACTTTTTACCATGATTGTGGCACAAGCATTATTCAAAACAGCATATGAAATTGTTATATATCCATTAACAAGAAGAGTAATTAAAGATGTAAAAGCTTTAGAAGATTACTGA
- a CDS encoding ATP-dependent DNA ligase translates to MKYQELVDVYSALENTTKRLEKTEIISDFLLKLDSTTLEQVGLMILGSVFPAWSDEEIGIGNKLVMQAVSEAVGVTPDKVEDAVRDEGDIGLACIKLYANKTQTTFFSKPLTIDFVFNSLRKLSKINGNRSTKRKIDILLEMLSQASASEAKYLTRTILEELRIGVGEGVVRDGIAQAFNIEKSVVERAMMLTNDLGLIAVVAKEKGSFGLKELNLTPGTPVKPMLAQLAPPLPEIIDEMGVAICETKYDGIRLQVHRNGDEIKIFTRRLENITQALPEIVDLFNEYLPHEDYIVEGEVIATRDGKPLSFQNILHRVRRKHNIDEAVENVPLKVFLFDLLYYQIPMIDEPLLKRRKKLEKIVDTTPDEINLSNMVYGTPDTVKEVENLFELSLSQNHEGIMIKDAGEPYIPGLRGKKMLKYKAEPETLDMIIVGGTYGIGKRGDFVGSYLVSLRDEDNNLKTVAYVATGLDDATLEYLTKKMKEYELSTKGREIIVEPKIVLEVAFSEIVESPEYETGYSLRFPVVKNIRKDKGLQDIDTVERLISMYKSQ, encoded by the coding sequence ATGAAATATCAAGAATTAGTAGATGTATATTCTGCTTTAGAAAATACAACTAAAAGGTTAGAAAAAACAGAAATCATATCTGATTTTTTATTGAAATTAGATAGCACCACTTTAGAACAAGTAGGATTAATGATTTTAGGTAGCGTATTTCCTGCTTGGAGTGATGAAGAAATAGGAATAGGGAATAAATTAGTTATGCAAGCTGTTAGTGAAGCAGTTGGTGTCACACCAGACAAAGTAGAAGATGCTGTTCGTGACGAAGGAGATATTGGTCTTGCCTGTATTAAATTATATGCTAACAAAACCCAAACTACATTTTTTTCTAAACCTTTAACAATAGATTTTGTATTTAACAGCTTAAGAAAACTTTCTAAAATAAATGGAAACAGATCAACAAAACGTAAAATTGATATACTATTAGAAATGTTATCTCAAGCATCAGCTAGTGAAGCAAAATATTTAACACGTACGATTCTTGAAGAACTTAGAATAGGTGTTGGAGAAGGTGTTGTAAGAGATGGGATAGCTCAAGCATTCAACATTGAAAAATCAGTAGTTGAACGAGCTATGATGCTTACAAATGATTTAGGTTTAATAGCAGTTGTTGCAAAAGAAAAAGGATCATTCGGACTTAAAGAATTAAATTTAACTCCAGGAACTCCAGTTAAACCTATGCTTGCACAACTTGCTCCACCACTTCCAGAAATTATTGATGAAATGGGCGTAGCTATTTGTGAGACAAAATATGATGGTATTCGTCTTCAAGTACATAGAAATGGCGATGAAATAAAAATATTCACTAGAAGACTTGAAAACATTACTCAAGCATTACCAGAAATTGTAGATTTATTTAATGAATATTTACCTCATGAAGATTATATTGTAGAAGGTGAAGTAATAGCTACAAGAGATGGAAAACCATTATCTTTCCAAAATATACTACATAGAGTTAGAAGAAAACATAATATTGATGAAGCTGTTGAAAATGTTCCTTTAAAAGTATTCTTATTTGATTTATTATATTACCAAATCCCAATGATTGATGAACCACTACTTAAAAGAAGGAAAAAACTTGAAAAAATTGTTGATACAACTCCTGATGAAATTAATTTAAGTAACATGGTTTATGGAACTCCAGATACTGTTAAAGAAGTAGAAAATTTATTTGAACTTTCACTTTCACAAAATCATGAAGGAATCATGATTAAAGATGCTGGTGAACCATATATACCAGGTCTTCGAGGTAAAAAAATGCTTAAATACAAAGCAGAACCTGAAACTTTAGATATGATTATTGTTGGTGGAACTTATGGAATTGGTAAAAGAGGAGATTTTGTTGGATCTTATTTAGTTTCCCTACGCGATGAAGACAACAACTTAAAAACAGTTGCTTATGTAGCTACTGGTCTTGATGATGCTACATTAGAATACCTTACTAAAAAAATGAAAGAGTATGAACTTTCCACAAAAGGCAGAGAAATTATTGTAGAACCAAAAATAGTACTGGAAGTTGCATTTAGTGAAATTGTTGAAAGTCCAGAATATGAAACTGGATACTCTCTACGTTTCCCTGTTGTTAAGAATATTAGAAAAGATAAAGGTTTACAAGACATAGATACTGTTGAAAGATTAATTTCAATGTATAAATCTCAGTAA
- the thiC gene encoding phosphomethylpyrimidine synthase produces the protein MTQKSEAQKGNITSEMEVVARDENISVNKLANLIAEGRVVIPKNINGHSKACGIGDCLKTKINANIGSSSKIDDIELEVSKAKLAQEYGADALMDLSTGSDLTTFRKKIMDAVDITIGTVPIYEAGVITLNKNKEIIDMDPDDLFKAIENQAKEGVDFMTLHCGITKDLVEKLEKAKRMMGIVSRGGTFLASWIKHNDQENPLYENYDYLLELSYEYDITLSLGDGLRPGCLSDASDIPQIQELVNLGGLVKRAQDANVQVMVEGPGHMPLNQIKANMEIQKTICYGAPFYVLGPLVTDLAPGYDHITGAIGGAIAASSGANFLCYVTPAEHLSLPSLEDVKEGIIASKIAAEAADVAKGLESAWSREKQMGEARKNFDWEKQFELAFDSSKPRSYRNKCELDDDEMCAMCGEYCAVKIAKGDF, from the coding sequence TTGACACAAAAAAGTGAAGCTCAAAAAGGCAATATTACTTCAGAAATGGAAGTTGTTGCTCGTGATGAAAATATATCTGTTAACAAATTAGCTAACTTAATTGCTGAAGGAAGAGTTGTAATTCCTAAAAATATAAATGGCCATTCAAAAGCTTGTGGAATTGGAGACTGTCTTAAAACTAAAATTAATGCAAATATCGGTTCTTCAAGTAAAATTGATGATATTGAATTAGAAGTTAGTAAAGCTAAATTAGCTCAAGAATATGGTGCTGATGCATTAATGGATTTATCTACTGGATCAGATTTAACAACATTTAGAAAAAAAATCATGGATGCTGTAGATATAACTATTGGAACTGTACCTATTTATGAAGCTGGAGTGATTACTCTCAATAAAAACAAGGAAATTATTGATATGGATCCTGATGACCTTTTTAAAGCTATTGAAAATCAAGCAAAAGAAGGTGTGGATTTCATGACATTGCATTGTGGAATCACTAAAGATTTAGTTGAAAAACTAGAAAAAGCTAAAAGAATGATGGGAATTGTAAGTAGAGGTGGAACTTTCCTTGCATCATGGATTAAACATAATGATCAAGAAAACCCATTATATGAGAATTACGATTATTTACTTGAGTTATCCTATGAATATGATATAACATTATCCTTAGGAGATGGTTTAAGACCAGGTTGTCTAAGTGATGCTAGTGATATTCCACAAATTCAAGAATTAGTTAACTTAGGTGGACTTGTCAAAAGGGCCCAAGATGCAAATGTTCAAGTAATGGTTGAAGGTCCAGGACATATGCCATTAAACCAGATAAAAGCAAACATGGAAATACAAAAAACCATTTGTTATGGCGCTCCATTTTATGTGTTAGGTCCTCTTGTAACTGATTTAGCACCAGGTTATGATCATATCACAGGAGCTATTGGTGGAGCAATAGCTGCAAGCAGTGGAGCTAACTTTTTATGTTATGTGACTCCTGCAGAACATTTATCACTACCTTCACTTGAAGATGTTAAAGAAGGCATAATTGCATCTAAAATAGCTGCTGAAGCTGCTGATGTTGCTAAAGGTCTTGAATCTGCATGGAGTAGAGAAAAACAAATGGGCGAAGCTCGTAAAAACTTTGACTGGGAAAAACAATTTGAACTTGCTTTTGATTCATCAAAACCACGTAGTTATAGAAACAAATGCGAACTTGACGACGATGAAATGTGTGCAATGTGCGGAGAATATTGTGCAGTAAAAATAGCTAAAGGCGATTTTTAA
- a CDS encoding methanogenesis marker 8 protein — translation MSEHIIEAIGLSNITIKDGNVIDVTEPKLDYCPLFHHHRGMEKITKESIWDNIQFRIDDFGMCTPNRKLRMKDFLSFGISEIMSTLVEENVIDCVVMVCEGCGTLIVTESELVQGIGGRVSGLVKTEPIPELFDQVGKDNILEPETAKIDQIAGIELAIKKGYKNIAVTIALAQDALKIQELKKLNPDTNIYTFVVHTSNRTKEDAKILFDNCDVATACASKYIREIGDAESLKTVGQSVPIYSKTKEGKKFLEMRLEKIGGEKPKKENPDIPNPLL, via the coding sequence ATGAGTGAACATATTATTGAAGCAATCGGATTAAGTAATATAACCATCAAAGATGGTAACGTAATTGATGTTACAGAACCTAAACTTGATTATTGCCCATTATTTCACCATCACAGAGGAATGGAAAAAATAACTAAAGAATCTATCTGGGATAATATACAATTCAGAATTGATGATTTTGGAATGTGTACTCCAAATAGAAAACTTAGAATGAAAGATTTCCTTTCTTTTGGAATTTCTGAAATTATGTCCACATTAGTTGAAGAAAATGTAATAGACTGTGTAGTAATGGTCTGTGAAGGTTGTGGAACATTAATAGTAACTGAAAGTGAATTAGTTCAAGGTATTGGTGGAAGAGTTTCAGGACTTGTTAAAACTGAACCTATTCCAGAATTATTTGACCAAGTAGGAAAAGATAATATCTTAGAACCAGAAACTGCTAAAATTGATCAAATAGCTGGAATCGAATTAGCTATCAAAAAAGGTTACAAAAATATAGCTGTAACAATAGCACTAGCCCAAGATGCTCTTAAAATCCAAGAACTTAAAAAATTAAATCCTGACACAAATATTTACACATTTGTTGTACATACAAGTAACAGAACAAAAGAAGATGCTAAAATTCTCTTTGACAATTGTGATGTTGCAACTGCTTGTGCATCTAAATATATTAGAGAAATTGGAGATGCTGAAAGTTTGAAAACAGTAGGCCAATCAGTTCCAATTTATTCTAAAACCAAAGAGGGTAAAAAATTCTTAGAAATGAGATTAGAAAAAATTGGGGGAGAAAAACCTAAAAAAGAAAATCCTGATATACCTAATCCATTATTATAA